One part of the Pseudoalteromonas piscicida genome encodes these proteins:
- a CDS encoding DUF1624 domain-containing protein: MNNLQNSKTRLSSIDILRGIVMLFMLVDHVRERFFLHVPVLDPMDIHTTSPDLYFTRLSAHFCAPIFVFLTGLSAWLYENPANGSKRSALPFLLKRGLFLILLEMTLVNFSWFGAYQTLYLQVIWAIGVSMVILALMVALPRSVIAILGVSIVAGHNLLSPIEFAPNEIGYTVWTILHDRGYLVADAVVNVKASYPVLPWIGVILCGYAVAPLFSGSVSSQARKTILLQSGTALLAGLVILRGLNLYGETLDWSQQATTLLTTMDFFNFTKYPPSLDFILLTLGVGAFVLAFLETNALRVLDPVRVLGSAPMFFYITHLYALLALSILAQWLFGANQHYGSSQTAYFGFYHVWQIWLLAMFLSVLLYPLCKWFAGYKRKTSARWVKYF; encoded by the coding sequence AGCGGTTTTTCTTGCATGTACCAGTTCTTGATCCAATGGACATTCATACCACGAGTCCAGATCTGTATTTTACCCGCTTAAGTGCCCATTTTTGTGCGCCTATTTTTGTCTTTTTGACAGGTTTATCGGCTTGGTTGTATGAAAACCCTGCAAACGGCTCGAAGCGGTCGGCCCTGCCATTTCTTTTAAAGCGTGGCCTATTTTTAATTTTACTTGAAATGACACTGGTTAATTTTTCTTGGTTTGGTGCGTATCAAACACTGTACTTACAAGTTATTTGGGCGATTGGCGTTAGTATGGTGATATTGGCACTGATGGTCGCTTTACCCCGCAGTGTGATAGCAATATTGGGTGTAAGTATTGTGGCTGGTCATAATTTATTGTCGCCCATCGAGTTTGCACCGAATGAAATAGGTTATACCGTTTGGACGATTCTGCATGATCGAGGTTATTTAGTCGCAGATGCTGTAGTTAACGTAAAAGCGTCTTATCCGGTTTTACCTTGGATTGGCGTTATCTTGTGCGGCTATGCGGTAGCGCCTTTATTTTCAGGCTCAGTGTCATCGCAAGCACGTAAAACCATTTTATTGCAAAGTGGGACAGCTCTGTTAGCGGGTTTAGTGATTTTAAGAGGATTAAATCTGTACGGAGAAACGCTTGATTGGTCTCAACAGGCAACAACACTTCTCACCACAATGGACTTTTTTAACTTTACTAAATACCCGCCGTCTCTCGATTTTATTTTACTTACCTTGGGAGTTGGTGCATTCGTATTAGCGTTTTTAGAGACTAATGCGCTCAGAGTATTAGATCCGGTTCGAGTATTAGGGTCAGCACCGATGTTTTTCTACATTACGCACCTATACGCGCTACTTGCGCTTAGTATATTGGCACAATGGCTATTTGGTGCGAATCAGCACTATGGTAGCAGTCAAACTGCATATTTTGGCTTTTATCATGTTTGGCAGATATGGCTACTCGCAATGTTTTTAAGCGTGCTTTTATACCCATTATGTAAATGGTTTGCAGGTTATAAACGGAAAACATCAGCGCGATGGGTAAAGTATTTTTAA